One Vicia villosa cultivar HV-30 ecotype Madison, WI linkage group LG5, Vvil1.0, whole genome shotgun sequence genomic window, ttcgacattgttgcttgctatgagaatatcatccacataaagcaacaaaataacaaatgaattaccaggtcgaaatcaaaagtaaacacagtggtcaaactgacttctaatgaaacttatgcgtgccatgaacttgtcgaatctcctattccactgacgaggagattgtttcagcccatataaagatctcttcagtttgcacacatattcttccttccccttttcgacatacccttcaggttgcctcatcaggattgtctcatctagatcaccatataaGAACGCAGTCCTCACATCCATTTGTTTCAGCTCAAGGTCGAATTGTGCCACCacggcaagcaacattcgaatggacctatgatTCACAACAGgaaaaaacacatcattgaagtcgacaccttctttctgagtgaaaccccttgcaactaaccttgccttgtatcttttcgacgtcactccttcgattccttccttaactttgaaaatccatttacagctgactaaccttgccccagcaggtttcttgatcagttcccaggtatgattatcatgaagagatttcatctcatcatccatggccttcagccattcagttttatttcgactcctcataacttccttgtagtctctaggttcttcgtctagaaccttacttgcagagattaaggcataagctataagatctgcatatccaagtatctgaggtggcttgatggctcttctcgacctatctcttgaaaataggtagtcatcgacaatttcctcaatttcctcagcatcttctgcttcttcttcgacttcatcagggatatgcaattcagcatcaacatgctccacctaaacaggaatctctacctgttccagctcttctgcacttcgaccatcatcatctgTTTTCTTGAAAGCcgtttcagcttcattgaaaactacatctagactggtgatacacctcctgtgacctggctctaggcaccatagcctataagctttgactcctttagggtatcccatgaacatgcatttcagagcgctaggttcgaccttgtcttgcctaatttgagcataggctacgcagccaaatactctcaatttgtcgagatctggtggatgtcccgaccaaacttcttcaggtgtcttcatatataacgttgtcgaaggacatctatttatcaaatatgttgctgtcgaaacagcctcaaccCAGATcaccttctttaaccccacactagtcaacatgcatctgactctctccaaaatagttcgattaaacctttcagccaaaccattttgctgtggagtacctgcagtagttttgtgccttgcaataccagagtcagcacaaaaactgtcgaacgcttcattgcaaaattcaaggccattatcggttctcaacctctcggttcaagtccttagagtacaaggctgattaaacttcttcaaacgtcagggactcccttccatacaagagagtttctttaaagtgagcatgtgatcgaggcaaagcgcacaatagtaacagcgcttgatcttcatcatcgatcttcacatcaatattttcaagatcaaaaatcagcttgttgaacatatccaactactcagccaacactttgtcttcaatcatcttgaatgaatacaatgcctgctttaggtagagtcgatttaccagcgatttggtcatatacaaactttcaagtttcgcccataaccctgatgtcgccgtctcctttgatacctgttgtagaaccttatcaccaaggctcaacagaattgcgttgtgtgctttctcgatcatagttgtcttctccgctgccgttaatgcagcattcatggctgcctctcccttcaacgcttccaaacaaccctgctgaaccagtagggctttcatcttcaagcgccacaaaccgaaatcattcactccggtgaacttttcaatctcatactttgttgaagacatcttctccacgctcaccgcactagtttgttgtgaattcaataccaagaacaaagtataatgcaagggaagaataaagaacaagtaagaagaagaacacacgaattggttataactgctattcttttactttctcttaaaacaagattacaagtttacaagaataacaaataacctctctcaccctaaattaggatttacagcttagcaatgatataataaaacctaacatactaactaatgggctttttccacaaggcccattacacaagtcaatttaataaacaagctaacttaacaaattagggtttaaacactaaaacctaatttaacatgctaacaaccctagcatcttcgacacaagcatgtgaacaaccttcgacttcatgcttaattctgtcgaaccaagaagctacccttcgaccatactagagttcgatcaaaTATCTCACAATCTATTAAGTAAATAAACTTTCCAACTAATATCTGATACTAACCCTTGTCAAATTTGACACTTTTCTCCTCTTAGTTCATCTTATGATTTTGTTCAGTAAAAATAGTAATAAGTTTGCATTCATGTTTTCTTGTTCCTGCAAAagatcaattatatttttttaagagaTAAAAATGTCTTTATTTGAACGGACAACCTCAATTTCTAAGAAGTACTTAAATTCTTCAAAGTCTTTAATTTCAAACTTTGTTGATAATTTCTTTTTAAGTAGTTATCTCTAGTCAAATCATCTCCTATAACAATAATAtcgttaacaaaaataaaaagtacAACCCGCTTTCTTCGTTGTGTCTGCATAAAAAACAAAATGTGATTTCATTGGCTTTGCTTATATCCTAAACACATTCTTTGTGAATCTTCATAATGATGCTCGAGGGGACTGCTTTAGTCCATATAAGATGTTCTCCAATCGAGACACCTTGTTGGCTCCACTCGTGGTACTAAAATATGGTGTAATCTCCATATACACTCCCTCCTTTAAGTTTCCATACAAGAACGCATTTTTAATATCAAATTGTTGTAATTCTCATCCAAAACAAGCATCAATAGATAATAAGATTCGAATAATATTCATCTTTGCCATTGGTACAAATGTCTCCTCGTAATCAACGTCATATGTATACGTATAACCTTTTTCTACTAGTATTTCCTTGTAATTATCAAAGGTTCCATTTGATTTGTGCTCTACAATATAGTTCCATCTACATCCAACTAACTTCTTGCTTCTCTTcatctcaacaatttttcaagtATCATTTTTTTGCAAGGGCTTTCATTTCCTCATTCATTGCTCGAGTCTAACTTTTATATTTCATTACTTCTTCAACAAATGATGGGATTTTCACATAATCAATAGATGCAATAACACTTTGTTACTGCATAGAAAGATGTTTAGAGGAGACATATTGTGAAATATGGTATCTATACTCAGGGAAATTATAGCTAAGGATCAAAAACTCAAACTCAGAGTCAAAGTCATTCATGCTTTCCTCCCGTGTCTGAGGACGAGTGAagtaaaatacatttttgagaaTGGTGACatcttttttttttgcctttcGCACTTTGGTTCTTAGGAGAAAGGGGCCCTAGTAATCCAGAGCTTGTGCCGAGAGGTATGGGCACTGCCCAAGCATTGTTTCCACCTAAGAATCGAACCCGGTATTCTCTGGATTACGTCCTTAGCAGGAGCTTCTTTACCACTGGATCCCAAGTGCTTGATTAGAATGGTGATATCTTTAGAAGCAATGTAATAACAATTGAGAGGATCATAACATTTATACCATCTTCTGGTAGGAGGATAACCCACAAAAACACATCTAAGGGCACACAAATCCAACATAGTTCGGTATTTCTTATAGATATGAACAAAAGCTACTCAACAAATACTCGAGATTTGAGATCCATCAACATAGAAGGGCAAGAAAAAGTGAGATAATAAACTAAACAAGACTAACATTATCTATAATAAGAGATGAAATATGGTTAATTAGATAAGAAGCGGTCAAAACTACTTCACTTCATTTAATTTAGAAGAGACATTTGGAAGAGAAGATTTCGAACGATTTCAAGTAACAATTTTTTCTTTCTACGACACCATTTTAGTATGGGGTGTCGACACATGTGAATTCACTAATGATATTCTATTATTGATAAAGATGTAAAAATTATGAAAGAGAACCGAATAAAAAATTCATTCTATTATTTGATATTTTACTAGAATTAAAATTGGACTAGAAACATTATAATTATAATGTtttataacttaaaaaaaaatcatttttagttGAATGTACaactttcaaaaaaattaaatacataaCTCAGAGAAATGAAATCAAACAGAGTAGATACAAAAACTCAGTAATCTCAATTCTGAAATCAAGCAAAAGGAAAAAATGGAGAAATGGCGAGTGAGCAAAGCTGGTTCTACGATTCTCGCCACAGTAGCGCACAACAAGATTCTAGAGAGAACAACAATCGAAACATGGCAGTGGCACACATCGAGATTCTGATTCTGGCAAGAGCAACCAGGTAATCTACTATCCATTAAAATCTGCTTTATTATACACTCAATTCTAGGTTTTCATCGACCATTAAGCGATGTAATGGTTAATTCCTCATTCAAACTCATTtcattttgaattccttcatcaGAAACTTTCCTTGGAAAGAAACCTGGCTCTCTAGGCTCCTCCAATTCCATTTCACTACCTAGCATTTGAACTATAGATGTCATTGTAGGTCTATCCTCAGGGTATTGTTGCACACACAACAGACTCACATGGATGCACCTCAATACCTCTGAAACAACACACGACTCCTTTATTCTTAACTCAATCAACTCCAATGACTTTCTCTCTTTCCAAAGTGTCCATGCCTGcataatcaaaaacaaaaaataaatactaaGACCCTGTTTGGCTAAACAGTTTAATTTGCAagttatagcataagcacttATGTATAAAGTTATTTCTATAATATCCTCTTATTCACATTTCAACTTCAACATTGATAAGTAGATAAACAAATATGTAAGGGCTTACATAACCAACAAGGTTAAGTGTCTTATTTTCATGATAAAGTGCTCTATTTTTGTTCCCACATATAATCTCCAATAGTAAAACACCAAAGCTGAAGACGtctgatttgattgaaaattgtcCATCAGCAGCATACTCTGGTGCCATGTATCCGCTGATAGGAACAATTAGAACAACAATATTCGTATATAAGATAAAAGTAAGTAATATCAAGCTAGAGACTCTTGCATTTGTCGTTGTCGATCAATCTAAATTCATTGTTCTAGATTGTTTGACTTTGGCAAATGCAGAATTTGCTAAGTGTAGAAAATGAAAATCAAAACCAGATAGACACTCACTAAGTTCCAACTACTCTATTTGTATTTCCTTCAATTTGATCTCCTCCAAAAGATCTAGCCATTCCAAAGTCTGATATTTTTGGATTCAACTTATCATCCAATAATACATTACTTGCTTTGAGATCTCTGTGAATAATCCTTAATCGAGAGTCTTGATGAAGATACACAAGTCCCCTAGCAATTCCAAATATTATTTGGAAGCGTTCGGGCCACTCCAACaatttaccttttattttatctGAGTTTTGCAAAACAAACATGTCATTGTCaatttgataaataaacaaatataagagATGTAGATAAATCAGTATTGTCGATGGCGCATGGGGGTCCATGGtggagagccaaaatcccgccatacCAACCGATTTGCGGCGCTATTATAGCGGATATGGCGGAAAAACTAACAATATTGAGCCATATATACATTTTTGGTGAGCCCAAAAACTGTCATGTATATCAGCCATAGCGCCACAATGATGGATATTTGATAACTCTGAGATAAATAAACATGTTGCATCTAATGTAAGCAATATTCGTATTCCTTACCAAAGATAAAGGAGTCAAGGCTACCGTTAGCCATGTATTCATATACTAGCAATTTTTCTTGTCCTCCAACACAACAGCCAAGAAGCTTAACCAGATTTCGGTGTTGAAGTTTTGCAATCAGTTTTACTTCTGTTAGGAACTCGGTAATTCCTTGTCCAGAGTTTGTTGAAAGTCTCTTAACTGCAATTTCTTGTCCATCTGCTAATTTTCCCTGCATAATCGCtttcaattaataatataaaaacttATCTAGTTGTTTCTTGGGTTAGTACTCAATACTTGAATATTAACTCAGTTACCTTGTATACAGATCCAAAACCACCTTGTCCAATCTTATTATTCAAGGAGAAGTTGCTAGTGGCGATAACAATTGTTTGCAGATCAAATAACGGTAAATCCATATCCTGTAGATGCTTTTCAATGTTATCTTCTGTCTTTGATTtatctaaaaaataaaagagaggaAATCATATATTCAGTGATATTATGAAACTTGAAAGGAGAGGATCATTTGAGCTGATTAAGTTAGACAAATATGTTATATTAAATTTAGAGATGGCAATAGAACTGAAAATAGATATCGCTCTTTCAATTTCTTACATTTGTATATTGAAATTCTAGGTCATTAAACTATCCAAATTCAATGTCATGTTCgtttattattttgaaatttaacaGCAACATTCATTGAATGATGAGAGAGtcattataaatttatattgCATCAAAGGGTGGGGCATTCCCCAGCCAATTCCTTGAACCAACAAGTTTTGCTACCCTTACTAGGCTATGCACCTCAATGTTCTGATCCTTACTAATATGTGAAACAGTTATATCTTCCAATCTAAGAAACAGTTAGAATCCTGAATTGTATAATCAATGGCAGCAAAGCAATATTAAAAAATGACTTGACCTCAAATTTATTGATAGGCAATGATTACCCCCAAAGACTGTCtcttgagaattacatgtatttctaattttgatttttcaatttaaaaatcatGGATAGAAAAGTGCTTCCATAATGATATAGTATAAATGAGAAAAACTAATTTACCCGCAATTCTCTTTCGGACTTTATATATCACATATATGCAAAATAAAAGCATCCCAGAAATTGCAGCAGCAATGGTAGTAGCTATGGTTATCACGCTTTTGTTGTGCCCGTTTGAAGCCTCTTCAAGTATGAAACAAATAAACTTAAAAGATACATCCTCGGATTTAAGTGTGATAATACCTAAGTTTTCCATAGCAAGGAGAATGGAAGGAGAGAAAAAGTTGTTACTTACTTGTTACTTTGTGAGCTATACGAATATAGAGATCTTGGCCACCAGTGTCAAACTGTCTTATGTCGATTAGATCACCAAACCACATGACACAGCCACTACCCTTTCCACTTATATCTGAATTAGTGTAAGCTGTACAAGTGCAATTATTCAAGCACATAGTTCTGCATAACTCTAAATCAATATTCTCATCCAATAAAGTATGTGTAGTGTCTGGTACTACGACGCCCCTGTATTTGATAAACTCATCATCCACATCCTTATCCATTTGTGGATTGTTGCAACTTAATGATATGTTGCGGACACACCCTTGACTCCTGTCTAATAAGGCCCATTGTTGCATTGACTTTGGAACGAACCCGAGTAAACATTCGCAAAAAGGTGATTTGTCAATTGAGCACATGGAATTGGCTCCACAAGTTCCATAGATGTCACACTGGTCAAGTGGGGTCTCTGAATATATGACCCAAAGTTTTTTATGATCTGACCACACAGAGATGATAAAAGCACGTAGCTGTAACGCAACATTGACTATGACAGAAGAATTCTTGCGGGTAAAGGAGTAAAACATCTCATCCttattagacacataattcaaaTCATTATTAGCAACATACTTGAAATCAAATACAGAAGTTTGTGTTAGACCATGCAGGCCACTTATTTGAAGTCCATTCCATGGTCCAATCCGAGAGTATTTCTCTGTTCCGTTCATCAGATAAAACTCAGGATAATTATGAAGCACAAGACTCCAAGAAAGATCTCCTGGTGACGGATCATCAGGACTCTTCCAAGAAGTTACtctccattcaaaatcatttttgagATCCCATCCCAACTTCATCCCTGGCAAAATTGTATCACACGGATAGTCAAAGCTTTGCCACAAGTAGGTTCCTCCTTCTGGATCTGTTTCTCCTTGGTTTCTTATCACAAGATTGCCATTGTCCAAGAGCTCTGCTATTGGCTTCTGTGCTTGTTTTTCTGATGGTGTACTCCAAACAGAAGTTTCGTTTTGCTGGAGTATGAGATTGCCTGTGGTACTCAGTGTTAAGATGCCTAAGGTATTGTTGATGCCGTTGGCCCTATTTGCTACCCAAACAACTTTTGTTTTAGGCACCTGCTTGTACCAAATCCCAAGATAACGTCTTGTAGAATTGCCCGGCCTAAAAAAGCCCAGTTCAAATTGTCCATCTTTTGAAACTAAAGTTTCACCATCACTTAAAGACTCAGACACACTGATGGAGTTAGTTGCTATAATTGGTACAATCATGTAAGCAATCATCATAGTTATGAAAGAAAGAATTTCCATTGCATGACACTGGTATTTggttattgatgattggattttGCTAGTGTGTCTGAGTCTAAGGTTAAGAATGAGGAAGTTTTTAAAAACCACAATTTGTTCCTCATTCCAAAGTCCAAGTCAAAAAAACATGTGGGTGATTTGTATTCATCAAAGGCAATATTGTTGTGGCTGTTATGAAACTTCACAAATAATGGTCAGTAGCATCATTTCTTACTTGGACTCATTCCTTAGTCATAGCAGTATTATTTTGACTTTAATACTTATGCCTTTCTATCTCGGGAATTATTCACGAACAAACCATCAATTTAGTCCAAGGAGTATCATTTTCTCTCTAATTTAGTATCTAAAGTATGTAGATTAGGGACTaagatatttattaattttttttaatattttgcattGCAGGTTTGAGTATAATagtaagaagaaagatggaatcGACTGACACTGGCTATATTATATAAGACTGTCCAAGAACTAAACATGGTAAACTCTTGCAGAACAAGAATCTCGTTTACATTTCTGTATTTATTATACAGTTTTAAATTAAGTGTAGCCAAATTTACTTTAAACATTCATGTACACAAGCATTTAAACACTAGTCCTTTATTAGTTACTTTGTTTACCATGGAATTATTTCTCCTTGACTGCAATATTATGTACAGCTATCTTATTGAATTTCACCGAACACTTAAAGTAGTTATGGTCATTTCATAGTTTGAACTTATATCCTTCCCACTTGAATTCGAATTTGCTTCAGTAGATTCCTTCCTTGTGATAAAACTTGGCTCCTTAGGATCATCCAATGCCATTTCACTCCCTAGCATTAGAATAACATCAGCCATGGTAGGCCTATCTTCTGGGTATTGTTGCACACATAAGAGTCCAATGTGGATGCAACGCGATACTTCTGATACAATGCATAAATCTTCTATGTTCGAGTCAATTAGTTGAGAAGCTTTTCCGTgtttccaaaatgtccatgcCTAAAtcataaaagatgaaaaatgttaGTAACAGATAAACTTTTAACATGAACAAATTAACATTTGTCCCAGTGCTTACGTAAGCAACAAGgtttagggtttgctttgcacGATTAAGCACTCGGTTTTTCTTCCCACATATAATCTCTAATATTAAAACACCAAAGCTGAAAACATCAGATTTCGAAGAAAATTGTCCATCAATAGCGTACTCTGGTGCCATGTACCCACTGCAATGAATCATtgagagaaaaatataaaaatatatgtcatAAGTGTAAAAACAAACTATGGTTTTGGATAGTTAAACACTTACTATGTCCCAACAATTCTATTTGTGTTTCCTTCAATTTGGTTTCCCCCAAAAGTTCTAGCCATTCCAAAATCTGATATTTTTGGGTTCATAGTATCATCCAGTAAAACATTACTCGCTTTGAGATCTCTATGGACAATCCTTAATCGAGAATCTTGATGAAGATACATAAGCCCTCTAGCAATTCCACATATTATGTTGAAACGCTTTGGCCAATCTAGCAGTTGACTTTTGGTACGATCTGCATAATTCATAACAAATATGTCATGAAATAATGAATATTCAAAGTTTATTACAAACATTCACTAATCACTAAATCATAGAACACTAGtgagtttaaatataaaatttattgagACCACATACCAAAGATGAGGTAGTCTAGGCTACCATTAGCCATGTATTCATAAACTAACAACTTTTCGTGTTTCTGAATGCAACAGCCGATAAGCTTTACAAGATTTCGATGCTGAACATTTGCAATAAGTTTTACTTCATTAATGAACTCTCTCATCCCTTGTTTTGAGCTCTGTGAAAGTCTCTTTACAGCAATTTCTAGCCCACTGCCTAATTTTCCCTGGATAATCATTAATCACATTCATATGGTTAGATGTTCTTTATTATTACTACTTTTCTAACTATTCTTACTTAGTA contains:
- the LOC131605396 gene encoding uncharacterized protein LOC131605396; the protein is MSFITYILFILSLTVSSSIAGDFKSSITESLFISDGETIVSPNGLFELAFFSLKNPNKRYLGIQFKNIPTQNVVWVANGGQPINHSSAVLTLNSSGCLVLTHNNNVVWSTNTSTKPLKPVAQLLDTGNLVIKDIVDETYLWQSFDYPSNTLLAGMKLGWDLKRNLNRRLIAWKSDDDPTPGDFTWGVVLNNYPEIYMMKGETKYHRLGPWNGLRFSGMPEMRPNPVFSYNFVYNKEEVYYSWNSSGSSLISKVVLNQTSNERPRYTWSKSDKSWMLHSNMPGDYCDRYGLCGNNGYCNITNSPVCDCLQGFKPKFLEKWNSMDWSQGCVRNPPLNCTSDGFISMTGLKVPDTTNTSVDKSIGLEQCRHKCLKNCSCVAYRNINISGAGSGCVMWFGELIDIKLFPLGDQVLYIRMPASELGKNNTEVEHRRNLRKKVVISVSAALGMFLIVIYFSYRFRRSIVGKSTTEGDYERHMDDQDLPLLNLSTIIIATDNFSKKNKIGEGGFGPVYMGKLGSGLEIAVKRLSQSSKQGMREFINEVKLIANVQHRNLVKLIGCCIQKHEKLLVYEYMANGSLDYLIFDRTKSQLLDWPKRFNIICGIARGLMYLHQDSRLRIVHRDLKASNVLLDDTMNPKISDFGMARTFGGNQIEGNTNRIVGTYGYMAPEYAIDGQFSSKSDVFSFGVLILEIICGKKNRVLNRAKQTLNLVAYAWTFWKHGKASQLIDSNIEDLCIVSEVSRCIHIGLLCVQQYPEDRPTMADVILMLGSEMALDDPKEPSFITRKESTEANSNSSGKDISSNYEMTITTLSVRWNEEQIVVFKNFLILNLRLRHTSKIQSSITKYQCHAMEILSFITMMIAYMIVPIIATNSISVSESLSDGETLVSKDGQFELGFFRPGNSTRRYLGIWYKQVPKTKVVWVANRANGINNTLGILTLSTTGNLILQQNETSVWSTPSEKQAQKPIAELLDNGNLVIRNQGETDPEGGTYLWQSFDYPCDTILPGMKLGWDLKNDFEWRVTSWKSPDDPSPGDLSWSLVLHNYPEFYLMNGTEKYSRIGPWNGLQISGLHGLTQTSVFDFKYVANNDLNYVSNKDEMFYSFTRKNSSVIVNVALQLRAFIISVWSDHKKLWVIYSETPLDQCDIYGTCGANSMCSIDKSPFCECLLGFVPKSMQQWALLDRSQGCVRNISLSCNNPQMDKDVDDEFIKYRGVVVPDTTHTLLDENIDLELCRTMCLNNCTCTAYTNSDISGKGSGCVMWFGDLIDIRQFDTGGQDLYIRIAHKVTKASNGHNKSVITIATTIAAAISGMLLFCIYVIYKVRKRIADKSKTEDNIEKHLQDMDLPLFDLQTIVIATSNFSLNNKIGQGGFGSVYKGKLADGQEIAVKRLSTNSGQGITEFLTEVKLIAKLQHRNLVKLLGCCVGGQEKLLVYEYMANGSLDSFIFDKIKGKLLEWPERFQIIFGIARGLVYLHQDSRLRIIHRDLKASNVLLDDKLNPKISDFGMARSFGGDQIEGNTNRVVGTYGYMAPEYAADGQFSIKSDVFSFGVLLLEIICGNKNRALYHENKTLNLVGYAWTLWKERKSLELIELRIKESCVVSEVLRCIHVSLLCVQQYPEDRPTMTSIVQMLGSEMELEEPREPGFFPRKVSDEGIQNEMSLNEELTITSLNGR